The genomic DNA AGCCCAAAGGGCGCACAACACTCGTGCCGAGCGATCACCAGTCCAGCGTGCCGCGCCACGCGCGGGCAAGATCCTCAACCCTGACATCCAGGCCCACACGCGACCACATGATCGAACCGGAATCATCGAGCGTACCGATCCGAACGACGCGTGCCCCCGCCTTCGCCGCCATCTCATCGATGCGTGCCAGGTGCCGCGGCTCGACCTCGATCACGTACCGCGAGGGCGCCTCAGAGAACGCGAATCCGTGCAACGCGTCGTGCGCCGCCTCGATCCTCAGCCCGAGCGGCGCATCGCCACCCTGCGTCCCGATCAGCATCTCCGAGAGCGCCACCAGCAGCCCACCGTCCGACACATCATGCGCCGAGCGAACCAGCCGTTCACGAACCATGGCCGCGACCAGGCGCGCCGTCTCAGGCCCGGACACAAGATCCACCGAAGGAATCTCCGCTTCCCCATCGGACGCACCGACGCCGAACATCGACGCATAGCGCGAAGCCCCGAGCCCGTGCGTTGAAGCCCGCGGCTCGATCAGCACAACCTCTGACCCCGCCCGCTTCGCGTCGCTCGTGCAGACGCACGACATATCCGGCACGATCCCCATGCCCGTGATCAGGAGCGTCGGCGGAATCTGCACCGTCCGCCCGTCCTCCGTCGTGAACTGGTTGTTGAGCGAGTCCTTCCCCGACACAAACGGTGTCCCATACGCCTTCGCACCGTCGTAGCACCCCTCCGCGGCCCGCACCAGCGAGCCGAGATTCTCCGGCTTCTGGCAGCTCGGCCAGCAGAAGTTGTCAAGGATCGCGACGCGCCCCGGGTCCACGCCGACGCACACAAGATTCCGCACACACTCGTCGATCGCCGCGAGAGCCATCTGATACGGATCGCCCCCGATCTCAGGATCGCCCACGGGCGTCTGCAACCCGCACGCGATCGCGATCCCCCGCCCGCTCCCCGGGATCGGCTCGATCACCGAACCATCACCCGGCCCGATCCCACCCGGGCCCACGAGCGGCTTCAGAATCGTGTTGCCCTGCACCTCGTGGTCGTACTGCCGGATGATCCAGTGCTTCGAAGCGATGTCCGGATGCGCGAGGAGCGCGAGGAGCGCGTCCCGCGTCGAAGGGCGGGGCGTCGCGACAGGTCCCCTCGCCGGAGAGGGTGACCACGAGGCGTCCCGCACGGGTGTCGGGATCCCCTCGTGAAGGAAGTGCATCGAAAGCCGTCCGACCTCGGTCCCCCGGTATCGAAGCACAAGCTCCTCACCGGGCGTGCCGAACGTGCCGAGCACGGAGAGTTCCACACCCTCTTCGTCGCAGATCCGACGGAGCGCATCGAGGTTCGCCGCCGGCACCGCGAGCACCATGCGCTCCTGCGCCTCGGAGATCCAGATCTCGGTATAGGAAAGCCCGTCATACTTCAGCGGCGCACGATCAAGGTCCACCGCCGCGCCAAGTGTCGCCCCCATCTCGCCGACGGCGGAGGAAAACCCTCCCGCGCCGCAGTCCGTCAGCCCGTGATAGAGCGGCTCGCCGTGCTCGTCGCGGGCCCGCAGGATCGCGTCCAGCGTCCGCTTCTCCTCGATCGCGTTGCCGATCTGCACCGCGTGCCCGAACTCATCCGCGTGCGAGTCCGTCAACTCCGCGGAGGAGAACGTCGCGCCGTGGATCCCGTCGCGACCCGTCCGCCCGCCCAATGCCACGATCAGGTCCCCTGCACGCGCCGCGCCCTTGACGCGGTTCCGGGGCAGCAGCCCGACGCACCCGCAGAAGACCAGCGGATTGCCGATATAGCGATCATCGAATGCGACCGCGCCCGAGACCGTCGGGATGCCCATGCGATTCCCGTAGTCCCGCACGCCCGCCACAACATCGCCCAGAATCCGGCGCGGGTGCAGCGTCCCCTTGGGCAGGGCCCGCACACCATCACGGGCCGCACCTTCCGTCCAGCGATCCGGGTACGCCACGCAGAACACATCGCTGTTCGCGATCGGCTTCGCACCCAGGCCCGTGCCGATCACGTCGCGGATGCACCCGCCCACGCCCGTCGCCGAACCGCCGTACGGCTCGATCGCCGAGGGGTGGTTGTGCGTCTCGACCTTGATGCACACGGCCCACGTGTCGTCCAGCGCGATCACGCCCGAGTTGTCCTTGAAAACCGAGAGCGTCCAGTCGATCCCCTCTTCGATCAGCTCGAACGTCGCCGCCGCGACCGTGGACTTGAGCAGATTCTCGATCGTCACCGTTCCGTCCGCGTTCACCGTGTGCCCCGGGCGGCCGCTCCAGCGGATCGCGTCCGTGGCCGTGCCCGGCGATTCGTACCTGATGCGGCTCTTGAGCGTCTTGTGCACGCAGTGCTCGGACCACGTCTGCGCCAGCGTCTCGAGCTCGATGTCGCTCGGGTCTCGTCCCACGCGCCGATATTCGCTCTGGATCGCACGCATCTCGTCCAGCGACAGGAACAGATGGGCCGTTCGCGAGAGCGAAGCGAGCGCACCATCATCAAGGTCGCGAATCGGCACGTGCGTGATCTTCAACGCGTATGCGTGCCCGGTCGGGAGCGCATCCGGATGGAACGGACGCTCCCGGATCTCGTGGATCACGGGATTCGCCAGCGCCCGCCGAGCGAACGACGCGGCGTCCGAGGCGTTGATCCCCCTGAAGTCATACCGCCACCCCGTCGAAACGTGCGCCGCGCTCCCCGTGAGATCGGCGATCGCCTCCGCGACAGACTGCGCCGCCGGGTCCATCACCCCCGGCTGGGGATGAACCTCGATCGTCACCGCGCCGGAAGGAGTGGGGGAGATCCCCTCGCGCGCTGTCTCGACGACCGGATCCGCCAGCAATCGGGACGAGATCCCCGCGAGCGATTCATGCGTTCCGTCAGAGCTTGGCTCGATCAGGTACACGCGTGCCGTCCGCACGCTCTCCACACCAACGCCCAGCGCGCGGGCCTGTGCCAGCACGGCATCGCCCCTGGGATCAACCCGACCGGGCGCGGTCGCGACCTCGAATCGGAGGACTCGTGGAGAGAGTGTGGAACCGTCGCGGCCGTCGTTCATGCGCCGATCATAGGAATCGCAAACACCCGCCCGACAGAATGACAGTCGCGATCAATACCCCGAGAATCGCCGCATGAACCACATCGCACCCTCGGGCGTTGTGTTGATCCAGTTCCACGTCCGGCCGGCATCCTCGATCGCTCTGGACGCCTTCTTTCGCTGCTCCTCCATCTTCGCCACGATCTCCTCCGTCGGGTAGACCGAGTCCAGCAGGAGCGAGACGCCGACACCGACAATGATGCCCACGGCGACCGGTGCCGCCGCGACCGAAGCCGCGCCCGCTGCGAGCATCGACGCCGCATAACCGATCGCGGCCCCGATACCCGCCTTTCCGACATCCGTCACAATCGTGAATCCCAGCTTGCTCGTCATCAGGTACTCATCGTTGACGACGGCCTGCAGGATGTCCGCACCCACCGTCAGAACGATCGTGATCCCCCCGCCCTTCATCGCCGACTTTGCGATCCCCGCTGGGCCGATCCCCATCTGCACAACCTTGGCGTGCTTGATCCCGTACCTCGTGCCCGTCAACGTCTGCCTGAGCCCAGGATACCCGCTGAGCACGACGTACTTCTTCCCGTTGGGCATCGTCTTGATCGTCGCCCGACCCGAGATTCCCATCTCCCGCACGAGTTTGCCGAGGTCGATCGTGTCGAGCGTGGGAGCGGC from Phycisphaeraceae bacterium includes the following:
- a CDS encoding phosphoribosylformylglycinamidine synthase subunit PurS codes for the protein MNDGRDGSTLSPRVLRFEVATAPGRVDPRGDAVLAQARALGVGVESVRTARVYLIEPSSDGTHESLAGISSRLLADPVVETAREGISPTPSGAVTIEVHPQPGVMDPAAQSVAEAIADLTGSAAHVSTGWRYDFRGINASDAASFARRALANPVIHEIRERPFHPDALPTGHAYALKITHVPIRDLDDGALASLSRTAHLFLSLDEMRAIQSEYRRVGRDPSDIELETLAQTWSEHCVHKTLKSRIRYESPGTATDAIRWSGRPGHTVNADGTVTIENLLKSTVAAATFELIEEGIDWTLSVFKDNSGVIALDDTWAVCIKVETHNHPSAIEPYGGSATGVGGCIRDVIGTGLGAKPIANSDVFCVAYPDRWTEGAARDGVRALPKGTLHPRRILGDVVAGVRDYGNRMGIPTVSGAVAFDDRYIGNPLVFCGCVGLLPRNRVKGAARAGDLIVALGGRTGRDGIHGATFSSAELTDSHADEFGHAVQIGNAIEEKRTLDAILRARDEHGEPLYHGLTDCGAGGFSSAVGEMGATLGAAVDLDRAPLKYDGLSYTEIWISEAQERMVLAVPAANLDALRRICDEEGVELSVLGTFGTPGEELVLRYRGTEVGRLSMHFLHEGIPTPVRDASWSPSPARGPVATPRPSTRDALLALLAHPDIASKHWIIRQYDHEVQGNTILKPLVGPGGIGPGDGSVIEPIPGSGRGIAIACGLQTPVGDPEIGGDPYQMALAAIDECVRNLVCVGVDPGRVAILDNFCWPSCQKPENLGSLVRAAEGCYDGAKAYGTPFVSGKDSLNNQFTTEDGRTVQIPPTLLITGMGIVPDMSCVCTSDAKRAGSEVVLIEPRASTHGLGASRYASMFGVGASDGEAEIPSVDLVSGPETARLVAAMVRERLVRSAHDVSDGGLLVALSEMLIGTQGGDAPLGLRIEAAHDALHGFAFSEAPSRYVIEVEPRHLARIDEMAAKAGARVVRIGTLDDSGSIMWSRVGLDVRVEDLARAWRGTLDW